Proteins from a single region of Scleropages formosus chromosome 22, fSclFor1.1, whole genome shotgun sequence:
- the camkvb gene encoding caM kinase-like vesicle-associated protein, protein MPFGCLTFGEKKDYNNPSEVTDKYDLGQIVKSEEFCEIFRAKDKNTLKMYTCKKFLKKDGRKVRKAAKNEILILKMVKHPNILQLVDVYETRKEYYLFLELATGREVFDWILDQGYYSERDTSNVIRQVMEAVAYLHSLRIVHRNLKLENLVYYNRLKNSKIVISDFHLAKLENGLIKEPCGTPEYLAPEVVGRQRYGRPVDCWALGVIMYILLSGNPPFYDETDDDDYENHDKNLFRKILAGDYEFDSPYWDDISDSAKSLVSRLMEVDQHQRLTAQEAINHEWISGNAASDKNIKDGVCAQIEKNFAKAKWKKAVRVTTIMKRLRAPEQSDAAAAGPATQPAGAQGTTTAAGDAPAAPAATPESPPPGAEPPAGQPVPGARPESGPAAAAGSGGNAAPGDAALELEDPSSRCNGETAAPLPPTAEGSDEQNG, encoded by the exons ATGCCATTCGGCTGTTTAACGTTCGGGGAGAAGAAGGATTACAACAATCCCTCAGAGGTCACAGACAAATATGACCTGGGGCAGATTGTTAAGTC CGAGGAGTTCTGCGAGATTTTCCGGGCCAAGGACAAGAACACGTTAAAAATGTACACCTGTAAGAAATTCCTGAAGAAAGATGGTAGAAAAGTCAGGAAAGCTGCCAAGAACGAAATCCTCATCTTGAAAAT GGTGAAGCACCCCAATATTCTCCAGCTCGTTGATGTCTATGAAACCAGAAAGGAGTACTACCTCTTCCTCGAGCT GGCTACGGGCAGAGAAGTGTTTGACTGGATCCTTGACCAAGGCTACTATTCTGAGCGGGACACCAGCAATGTCATTCGACAGGTGATGGAAGCTGTGGCCTATCTGCACTCGCTGCGCATTGTCCACAGGAACCTGAAG CTGGAGAACCTGGTGTATTACAACCGTCTGAAGAACTCCAAGATCGTGATCAGCGATTTCCACCTAGCTAAGCTAGAGAACGGACTCATCAAGGAGCCTTGCGGGACCCCAGAATACTTAG CCCCAGAGGTCGTGGGGCGACAGAGATACGGCAGACCTGTGGACTGCTGGGCCCTCGGAGTCATCATGTACATATT GCTGTCTGGAAACCCCCCCTTCTACGACGAGACCGATGACGACGACTATGAGAACCACGACAAAAACCTCTTCAGGAAGATCCTGGCTGGAGACTATGAGTTTGACTCTCCGTACTGGGATGACATCTCTGATTCTG CAAAGAGCCTGGTATCTCGGCTGATGGAAGTGGACCAGCACCAGAGGCTCACTGCACAGGAGGCCATCAACCACGAGTG GATATCTGGGAATGCGGCCTCGGATAAAAACATCAAGGATGGCGTCTGTGCGCAAATCGAGAAGAATTTTGCAAAAGCCAAGTGGAAG AAAGCAGTACGGGTCACGACCATCATGAAGAGGCTGCGCGCTCCAGAGCAGAGTGACGCGGCAGCGGCCGGTCCCGCCACGCAGCCAGCGGGTGCCCAGGGCACGACAACAGCTGCGGGCGACGCACCTGCAGCTCCGGCCGCAACCCCCGAGAGCCCCCCGCCCGGCGCAGAGCCCCCCGCCGGCCAGCCGGTTCCCGGCGCTCGACCGGAAAGCGGCCCCGCTGCCGCCGCGGGCTCGGGCGGAAATGCGGCCCCGGGCGACGCCGCGCTCGAGCTCGAGGACCCCTCGTCACGGTGTAACGGGGAGACCGCGGCCCCGCTACCGCCGACGGCAGAAGGCAGCGACGAGCAGAACGGCTAA